The sequence GGGGTAGCGCCGAGCGACCGACAGCGCCGCGTCGTAGACGCCGACGACGCCCGGCGGGCGCTCCGGGTTCGTGTTGGCGCTGAAATCCAGAACGGTCGGGTCGTCGACGCCGCCGTGCGGTACCCGACCGACGGTTTCGACGGCCTCAGGGTCCATGTGCACCACCCGCGGCGTCGACCACCTTAACTGTTTTTTCGGCGACGCGTCTCAGCTCGCCCGCGCGGTCGGCGAGAAGCAGCGCGCCGCCCATCCCCGCTCCTTCCTTGCCTTCCCCCGCGGCGTACCGCGAGAGCGCGTCGTCGCGTTCGCCGAACCCCGGGTCGGTGACGACCAGTTCCGCGTCGAGCGAGTCCGCCGCGGCCGTCAGTGCGGGAACGTCGTCGGCGAGGTAGCTCGTCGTCGCCAGCGTCAGCGGGCCGGTGACGCCCTCGTGTCGGACCACGGCGGCGGCCGCGAGCATCTGGGTTCCGCCGCCGAGAGTCACGTCCTTCCCGGCGTCGAGCGCGCCCGCGACGAGTCCGGCGACGACGGCCAACACCGGGTCGCCCATCGCCCGCACCGCCAACAGCGGTTCGTAGGCGAACTCGCCGATGTCGATGCCGCTGGCGTCGAGTCCCTCCGCGACGACCGACGATTTGAGCTCCATCGGGTTCTCGGGGAACGACGATGAGACGGTCCACTCCTCGCCGAGCGCGCGGAGCGTTCCGAGTGCCGTCGTCGTCCCGCCGGGAATCGTCTCGCCGACGACGAGCTCCTCGTCGGGCAGCGTCCGGCCTAGCCGGCGGGCGGCGAGAAACGACCCGGGGGCGGTCGGCACCGGGTCGGCCTCGCGGACGTCGCGGCCGCGCTTCGCACCGACGCTCACCGTCGGCGCGCCCGTCGGCACCGAGAGCCCGGCGTCGACGGCGAGGAAGTCGAGGTCCAAAAGCTCCCGAACCGCCCGCGTCACGGCCGCCGGCGTGGGACACCCCGTCGGACTCACCGGCAGTTCGGGCGCGCGGACGAGCGAGCCGTACTCGACGAGTTCGAGGTCGGCGCTCGGCGTGTGCGCCAGAAGCTCCGAGTCGGCACCGGCGGCGCTGATGCCGTCGATCTTCGCGGTGTCGGTCGCGCCGGCGACGAGTATCAGTCGCACAGCGCCTCCGCGAGGGCGATGTCCGGCGGGCGGTTCACGTTCACGGCGAGTCGGGCGTCGTAGCTCACGTGTACAGTCTCCTCTCCGACCGCGACGACGTTTAGCCCCGTCGGAGCGAGATTTCGGCCGTCGGAGTCGAACGTCGTGTCCGCGCTCGCCCCCAGACGCCGTTTCAGCGCCTCGGGAACGCAGACCGTGACCGAGCGAGCGTCGCCGCTCGCTTCGTCGACCGTCGCGACTCCGAGCGCGTCGTCCACGTGCTCGGCGGCGAGAAGCGGCAGGTCGGCGGCGACGGTGACCACGGGTCTCCCGACGCGTTCGAGCGCGTACTGGAGGTCCTCGACGTAGCCGTCGCCGGGCGCGTCGAGAATTCGCAACTCGCCGGCGCCGGCGGCGTCGGAAGCGTCGGCGGCGGCCGCGAGGTGCTCGCGCGTCTCCGGCGCGTGCGGCGAGACGACGGCGCGAATCGCGTCGACGCGACTCGCCGACAGCGCCGCGAGCACGCGGTCGACCATCGGACTCCCCGCTATCTCGACGAGCGGCTTCTCCGTCTCGCCGCCGAGTCGCGAGCCTCGCCCGCCGCACATCAGAAGAGCGTCGAAGCGGCTGTCCACGCGACCACCCCCGCGTGGAGGCCGACGACGCGCCCGAGTTCGTTCGTCGCGCCGAGGGCGTCGCCCGACACCCCGCCGACCGCACCCGTCGCCCACCGGCGGACCAGCAGCGCGACGGCCGGTCCCGACAGCAGCGCGCAGACGAGTGCGGGCGTCGCCGACGACGGCGCGACCAGCACTGCGGGGAGCGCGACGGCGGCGACGGGCAGCAGTCCGGCGGCGTCGTTCTCGGCGACGACGGCCGAACCCAGTCCCTCGTGAGCGGGCGTGCCGAGACAGACCAGAAGCGCCATCCCCGCTTTCGCGCCGACTTCCGCGGCGACGACGATGCGGAGGGCGACGGCCGGACTCCCCGTCGCGGTCGCGAGGCCGAACGCACCGAGCGCGAGCGCGACCACCGAGAGCGCGAGCGCGAGCGCGCCGCCGACGCCGGTCTGCGAGTCCTTCAGCGCGTCGAGGCGACGCGCTGTATCACCGTGGACGACCGCGGCGTCGCCGACGTCCGCGAGGCCGTCGGCGTGGGTGATTCCGGTCACGAGGTAGAGCGTCCCGAGATACATCGCGGCGACGGTGCCAGGTTGCGAAACTGCGGAGAGCAGGGTGAACGGGAGCGCCGCCAGCGCGCCGACGAGGTAACCGACGAGCGGAAATATCGCGGGCGTGGCCCGGAACGCGTCCCACTCGCGTTCGCCGCCGCCGACCGGCAGGCGCGTGAGGAACGCGACGCCGCCCCGCAGCGCGCTCAAACCCACGCTGCCACCTCCGATGCGAGGACGACGACGGGGACGCGGTCGGCCAACAGCGTCGCCGCGAGCGCGAGGCCCCAGGCGAACCCGCCCGCGACGGCGACGACGCGGATGCCGTAGTCGGCGTCGGCGGGCGTCGGGAGCGCGACGTTCCGGTTCAGCACGTAGACGTCCGGTTTGTCGAGGCGGACGTCCAGCACCGCCGCGAGCGTCGCCATCGGCCACCCCG is a genomic window of Haloprofundus halophilus containing:
- a CDS encoding nicotinate-nucleotide--dimethylbenzimidazole phosphoribosyltransferase, which codes for MRLILVAGATDTAKIDGISAAGADSELLAHTPSADLELVEYGSLVRAPELPVSPTGCPTPAAVTRAVRELLDLDFLAVDAGLSVPTGAPTVSVGAKRGRDVREADPVPTAPGSFLAARRLGRTLPDEELVVGETIPGGTTTALGTLRALGEEWTVSSSFPENPMELKSSVVAEGLDASGIDIGEFAYEPLLAVRAMGDPVLAVVAGLVAGALDAGKDVTLGGGTQMLAAAAVVRHEGVTGPLTLATTSYLADDVPALTAAADSLDAELVVTDPGFGERDDALSRYAAGEGKEGAGMGGALLLADRAGELRRVAEKTVKVVDAAGGAHGP
- a CDS encoding NTP transferase domain-containing protein; protein product: MCGGRGSRLGGETEKPLVEIAGSPMVDRVLAALSASRVDAIRAVVSPHAPETREHLAAAADASDAAGAGELRILDAPGDGYVEDLQYALERVGRPVVTVAADLPLLAAEHVDDALGVATVDEASGDARSVTVCVPEALKRRLGASADTTFDSDGRNLAPTGLNVVAVGEETVHVSYDARLAVNVNRPPDIALAEALCD
- the cobS gene encoding adenosylcobinamide-GDP ribazoletransferase, with amino-acid sequence MGLSALRGGVAFLTRLPVGGGEREWDAFRATPAIFPLVGYLVGALAALPFTLLSAVSQPGTVAAMYLGTLYLVTGITHADGLADVGDAAVVHGDTARRLDALKDSQTGVGGALALALSVVALALGAFGLATATGSPAVALRIVVAAEVGAKAGMALLVCLGTPAHEGLGSAVVAENDAAGLLPVAAVALPAVLVAPSSATPALVCALLSGPAVALLVRRWATGAVGGVSGDALGATNELGRVVGLHAGVVAWTAASTLF